From a region of the Archocentrus centrarchus isolate MPI-CPG fArcCen1 chromosome 18, fArcCen1, whole genome shotgun sequence genome:
- the LOC115797541 gene encoding butyrophilin subfamily 2 member A1-like gives MDEFSKVCVVFPHRPFFCVLLLAAVLSSCTGSAASVDTVLKIVATAGETVLLPCITTASNDVPPVEWTKQGTHSSSVIAFLYRDGCETFEMKDPVFRYRTNLVMHELHHGNLSMLMSNVQPNDSGIYQCVIPNKKKQVLTTLELFVGAVSEPRLLVVPGVGGGLTLQCEARCWFPEPLITLFDNQGIELSAEPQRRLKNTPGCLTVIRRVTLQAATNRVTCRVHQPEINQTRDSEIYIPEECLRSCTVIIATTAAITTIVVVCICAAVAFLVKKHYFCAGQQKFRPVNEDKDVTGLTTKRSDHKSKPDQVQQPRQSANEPRSSPGTSRRYIPPPPKSPYNSNAPKPASSNNIDRPKSGCLPQTNDSEPVVSGQNPAYMKKTRNSGSSAVSTSEGAAPSIPPPDSKEKPPSRSMSVSERQPRGGVVRSPRRNTFSVPTNNPFSVLSEDSEDAKPLI, from the exons ATGGACGAATTTAGCAAAGTTTGTGTCGTTTTTCCCCACAGGCCGTTTTTCTGTGTGCTCCTGCTCGCCGCAGTCCTGTCTTCTTGTACAG GATCAGCAGCCTCAGTCGATACTGTACTAAAAATCGTGGCCACTGCAGGTGAAACTGTCCTTCTGCCCTGCATCACCACTGCCAGCAATGATGTGCCACCAGTGGAGTGGACTAAACAGGGTACACATTCATCATCAGTCATCGCCTTCCTGTACCGGGATGGATGTGAGACCTTTGAGATGAAGGATCCGGTCTTTCGGTACAGAACAAATCTCGTCATGCATGAACTTCACCATGGAAACCTCTCAATGTTGATGTCCAACGTGCAACCAAATGACAGTGGAATATACCAGTGTGTGATTCCGAACAAGAAAAAGCAAGTCCTCACAACTCTGGAGCTGTTTGTAG GTGCCGTTTCTGAGCCGAGACTCTTAGTTGTTCCAGGTGTGGGAGGTGGACTGACTCTGCAGTGCGAGGCCAGGTGCTGGTTCCCCGAGCCTCTGATCACTCTGTTTGATAACCAGGGAATTGAGCTCAGTGCTGAACCCCAAAGGAGATTAAAGAACACCCCTGGGTGCCTCACGGTCATAAGAAGAGTGACTCTGCAAGCTGCTACCAACAG GGTCACCTGCAGAGTCCATCAGCCTGAGATAAACCAGACCAGGGACTCCGAGATTTACATACCAG aGGAGTGCCTGAGATCCTGCACTGTAATCATTGCAACCACTGCTGCAATTACAACCATTGTAGTTGTGTGtatctgtgctgctgttgccTTTTTAGTCAAGAAACATTACTTCTGTG CAGGGCAACAAAAATTTAGACCTGTTAATGAAGACAAAGACGTCACTGGATTAACCACTAAAAGGAGTGACCACAAATCCAAGCCAGATCAAGTCCAACAGCCCAGGCAGTCTGCAAATGAGCCCAGATCCTCACCGGGCACCTCAAGGCGCTACATCCCACCCCCACCAAAGTCTCCCTACAACAGCAACGCCCCCAAACCAGCATCCTCAAACAACATCGATCGTCCAAAATCTGGCTGCTTACCACAGACCAACGATTCAGAACCTGTCGTTTCAGGACAAAATCCAGCATACATGAAAAAAACCAGAAACAGTGGCAGTTCTGCTGTTTCAACAAGTGAGGGTGCTGCACCATCCATCCCTCCTCCAGATTCAAAAGAAAAGCCTCCTTCACGTTCAATGAGTGTGTCTGAACGACAGCCTCGTGGAGGTGTTGTAAGATCTCCGCGCAGGAATACCTTCTCTGTCCCGACTAACAACCCCTTCAGCGTCCTGTCAGAAGACTCCGAAGACGCAAAGCCGCTGATCTAG
- the LOC115797542 gene encoding butyrophilin-like protein 2, whose translation MEDISKVCVLFCPFFQARGSHRSFFCVFLLAVVLSSCTGKMSVDTAQKIVASVGETVLLPCNTTIKGDVPTVEWTKEGLFPSIVFLYRDGCETFEMKNRVFQYRTNLIRHELHHGNLSLVISNVQPNDGGKYQCVIRRNKKKQVILRLELFVGAVSEPRLSVVPGVGGGLTLRCEARCWFPEPLITLFDNQGNELSAEDPRRNEDSSGCFTVTRRVILQTAINRVTCRVHQPEIKQTRHSEIYIPGECLGSSTKTIIITVSVMIVLVAVIACLVKKCECSVGRQKSSLEKKQIVRLTTEPNDLYSVLIQVQQSSQSTNDSRSSQGTTKPVILPPPESPHTISIPKPEASANRNHPNSNSLAQIKDSSPAVSGLNPAPGCQLALSTQQIMVSSDNGAVLSSPPADSKEIHLARSKSLLMSRSRTGGAHALQRSKTVTYRSKMPYKFLKNET comes from the exons ATGGAAGACATTAGCAAAGTTTGCGTCCTTTTTTGCCCCTTTTTTCAAGCCCGTGGATCCCACAGGTCGTTTTTTTGCGTGTTCCTGCTCGCCGTGGTCCTGTCTTCTTGTACAG gaaaaatgtcagtggataCTGCACAAAAGATTGTGGCCTCTGTAGGTGAAACTGTCCTTCTGCCCTGCAACACCACCATCAAAGGTGATGTGCCAACAGTGGAGTGGACTAAAGAGGGTCTGTTTCCAAGCATTGTCTTCCTGTACCGGGATGGATGTGAGACCTTCGAGATGAAGAATCGGGTCTTTCAGTACAGAACAAACCTCATCAGGCACGAACTTCACCATGGAAACCTCTCACTGGTGATTTCCAACGTGCAACCAAACGACGGCGGAAAATACCAGTGTGTGATTCGGAGGAACAAGAAAAAGCAAGTCATCTTAAGACTGGAGCTGTTTGTAG GTGCTGTTTCTGAGCCGAGACTCTCGGTTGTTCCAGGTGTGGGAGGTGGACTGACTCTGCGGTGTGAGGCCAGGTGCTGGTTCCCTGAGCCTCTGATTACTCTGTTTGACAATCAGGGAAATGAGCTCAGTGCTGAAGACCCAAGGAGAAATGAAGACTCCTCAGGGTGTTTCACAGTCACAAGAAGAGTGATTCTGCAGACTGCTATCAACAG GGTCACCTGCAGAGTCCACCAGCCTGAGATAAAACAGACCAGGCACTCTGAGATTTACATACCAG gtgAGTGCCTGGGAAGCAGCACCAAAACGATTATAATCACTGTCTCAGTGATGATTGTTTTAGTCGCAGTCATTGCCTGTTTAGTTAAGAAATGTGAATGCTCtg TGGGAAGACAAAAGTCGAGCCTTGAGAAAAAACAGATCGTCCGATTAACTACTGAGCCAAATGACCTCTATTCTGTGTTGATTCAAGTCCAACAGTCCAGCCAGTCTACAAATGACTCCAGATCCTCACAAGGCACCACAAAACCTGTCATCCTACCCCCACCAGAGTCTCCCCACACCATCAGCATTCCCAAACCAGAGGCCTCAGCCAATAGAAACCATCCAAACTCTAACAGCTTAGCACAGATCAAGGATTCAAGCCCTGCCGTTTCAGGACTAAATCCAGCACCAGGCTGCCAGCTAGCACTGAGCACTCAACAAATAATGGTTTCATCAGATAATGGTGCTGTGTTGTCCAGTCCTCCTGCAGATTCAAAAGAAATACATCTTGCCCGTTCGAAGAGTCTGCTCATGTCCAGGTCTCGTACAGGTGGTGCACATGCCCTTCAGCGCAGCAAGACCGTCAC